The Thermus albus genomic sequence GCTGGGGCGGTTGCGGTCTAGGAGGACGGCCTTAGCGTTGGGGCCCTCCACGTCCGTATCCAGCACCTGGTCAAAGCCCTCCTGGAAGCGCGAAAGATGGCGGGTGAGTTCGTAGCGGGGGGCTCCCGGGCCTAGGGGTAGACCTCCCGGTAGAATCATGGGGGAGATGTCCTGGCTGTTCCATAGGGTGTGGACCACGGCCGCCATGAAGCGGAGCACTCCCCGGGTGCGCTGGAACCCTTCTAAGGTGGACCAATCCTCATAAAGGCGGTCAAAGAGCTCGGGGTGGATGGGGTAAGCCCGCTTCATGCGCTCCCGGTAGTGGGGGTCTAGGGTTTCCCGAGGGAAATCGCCCCGGTGCTCTTGGTAATAGCGCATGAAAGCCTCCACGACCGCGTCACGGGCACGGTAGCCTTCCTCGGAAAGGGTCTGGAACAGCCGGAGGCGTACGATCTCGTAGGATTCGTCCTGGGTGGCGGGCTGCCACACGGTCTCGAGGCGGCCAAAGATGTTTTCCAACCGGATCCGGGCCGCATGTCCCCCGCTTCCCCCGACCTCGGCGTCGGAAGCGGGAAGCGCTGCCACCAAGAGGGTGGCCTTGCTCCGCTTGGCGGCCTCCGTGAGGGCCTGGGCGAAGGTGAGGTTCTGGTCAAAGGTCCCGGCGGGCAGGTCGGTCTCGCCGTAGAGGTTCCTGAGGAAGGCCACCCATTCGTCAATCAGGATCAGGGCCGGGCTGAAGCGGTCAAAGAGTTCCTTAAGGGTGTCGGAGCCCGGGGCCACGCCCCTTTGGTCCCCTTCCTCCACCAATCGGTAGCCCTCCACGCCCCCAAGTTGGTAGGCCATCTCCCCCCAGAGGGTGTGCACCACGATGCCCTCGGGTTTGGGGCGGCCCTTGGCAGGGTCTAGGGCGGTTCCCACCAGAACAGCCCGGTGGGCCTTGGGTACCTGGGAGAGGCCGGCTTCCTTTAGCACGCTGTCCAGGCCCGGCACCTCGAGGGGATCCACCTCCCCGCTAAACAGGTGGTAGAGGGCTAGCATGGAGTGCGTCTTACCTCCGCCGAAGGGAGTCTGAAGCTCCACTACGGGGTCGCCCCCCTGGCCAGCAAGGCGTTTAAGGGCGTTCACCAGAAGACGCTGGAGGCCGCCCGTGAGGTAGGTCCGCCGGTAGAACTCCAGGGGATGCCCGTACTCGGGGCCTGCTTCTTTCCGTAGCACCTGCGCCAAGTCAGCGGCGAACTCGGCTTCGGTGAAACGGCCGGAGATTACGTCATGGTGGGGGGTTACCACCTCCCGCCAGGGTTTTAACCCCGCGGGAGTGGGCCCTTGAGGGGCTTTGGCGGCCCTTTCCCCCTCCCTCTTGGCCTCCTCCTCGTAGCGGCGGCGGAGGAGCTCCCGCGCCAGCCGGTTTGTTTCTTGGGCTTCTTCCGCCGCCACCATTTCCAAAAGGCGGGACATGCTGTCCAGGGCCCGGTGGGCGTCCTCCAAGGTAAAGGCGTTTTGGTGGGCAAAGCGGTTTCTAAACTCCAAAAGCTCCTTGACCAGGGTGCGACCAAAACGACCTAGCTTTTCGTCAAAAACCTCGTGCCATCGGTAATCCATGAGCTTGAGGAGGGCCTGGGAATCGGGGTCCTGAAGGGCCATTTTGTCCCCCTTGAGGACCTCGCTGGCCTCCTGTAGCCAGTCTTCCCCGTAAACCCTGCGGTACTCCCTTTCCACGAAGGGCCGGAGGCCCTTTTTTAAAAGGTCCAGACCCCGGCCCACCATTTCCCGATTGCTGAGCGCCATATAGCCTAAAGATAGCAGGTAGCTTTTTTCTAGAGGTGGGCTCATCTATAACCCACGGTGGGGCCTCCAACTTGAGGGCAGAGGAATCTCGTCCCCGTATTCGTAGGCGGTTTCCAGCCAGAGCTGGCGGGCTTCCTCCACGTTTTTGAAGGCTTCCTCTGGGCTTTCTCCCACGGAAACGCAGCCCGGTAAGTCGGGGATAAGGGCGGTAAACCCGCCTTCAGGTTCAGGCACCAAGAGCACGGGGTACTTAAGGTTCAAGTAGTACTCAAGGCTGGGTCTTTGCCTACCGGCCCCGGTCTTGCGTTGTTGCTTCCGCTTCATGCTTCCTCCTAGAGTTCTTCCACGGTTAAGCACTAGAGTAGCTCCGGCTGGGTGGCTGGGCGTCTTTTTGCCGCCTCCTCGGCCACGTGGGTGTAGCTATCGGCCAGGAGGTTAAAGTCTTGGGCGTCTTGCCCGTAACCCTTTTTCTCCGCGATCTGGTAGAGGCGGTAGGCCAGGGACCGGCTGGCCTCGGCCAGGTGGGAGGGTAGGGCAGCCACGATGCGGGTAGCGGCTTCCTCGCCCTCTTCCTTTAGGGCCCGAATCAGCTGGTGGGCCACCTTCCAAACATTCCTATGGGGGTCTTTTGCGGGATCCCAATCCTTGCGGTACTCCTCCGGGCGGAGGAGGCGTACCTTGCCTCCTTTGGCCCGGAGGATTTCGGCCTCCTCCAGGGAAGCCACCGGCACGTTTTTGGCCTTGGCCAGGGTTTCCGCATCCCCGTAAAGCCCCTCCTCGTAGCCATGCTGCTGGTACCAGGCGAGGGCGAAGCGGGTGGGATTGTCCAGCTCGGTTTCGTCTTGGGCTAGGAACTCGTCCAGGACTTGATTGATGAGGACCAAGGCCTCCCGCACGGAAAGGGCCCGTCCCGTGGGCTCCCGCACGGCTCCGTAACGGCTAAATACCGCCATCCCTGGGCCAATGGCGCTTTGGGCCAGGTCCACGGGAGGGATGCCCTCTTGGGTGAGGTTAGCTAGGGCCTCCTTTAGCTCTTGGCGCAGAGCCCTTAGGAAGGCCTCCCGGGTGGCTGTGGGGGCGGTGGAGGCCCGGGGGCGGCAGACCAAGATGATGGAAGAGGACAAGGCGTTGGCGCCTTGGCCCCGGGGGCGGTTGCTGAGCTCCGTGCGCATGGGCCAGGTGGCGGTGATCTGGAAGCCGGCGTCCACCAGGGCTTGGAGGAAGGTTTCCCAACCGGTGGAGGTGCGCCCTAGCCCCGGGCCAGGGCTTTGCCCGGTGGCGCCCTCCGATACCGGGAGCAAAGGGTCGGAGTCCGCTTCCACCCCAGCCTCTTCGGGGCCCACATCCTCCTGTTGCTTGAAGGCGTAATAGAGGGTGAGGGGGTAGTCGGGATGGGCCTTGGCCCTTAGGTTATGGAAAACCTGGCGCATGCCCTCCTCAAAGTGGCGCTTGGCCCTTTCCTTATCCCCGTGCCGGTAGGGGTCGGCCACCAGTTCCTCGGCCTTGGGAGTGAGGAGGGTGCGGAAGAGGTCGGGGTAGGTGTCTTGCAGGGTCTTGCGGAGCCAGATGTAGAAGAAGTCAGAGAGGTCGGCGTAAGGGACGTTGTCGTAGTAGGGGGGGTCGGTGACGATAATGGGCAGTTGATCCAGCCCGTTCACCGACTCCACGGCGTTAGCCTGGCGGGCGTGGCCCGGGGGCTTGGCGGGCAAGGCTTCCAGGGCCCGGGCCACCCATTCCAGCATGTTGCCAAAGCTACCGGTGGAGTTGCTGAAGGGGTTAGCCTCGGCAAAATCCCAGACCATGGGAAGGGCTTGGCGGTTAAAAACGTGAGATACTTTTTCGTAGGCTTTGTCCCACAAACAAAGCGAGGATTGACGATCTGCCAAACGGCTGACCGCTAGCCCCAAGTAGACCCCCACCGCCTGGGCGTAGGCCAGGGCGCCCTGGCCCCCTTGGGCCAGGGGGGTGTCGTGGTGGGGGAGGCCGGCCCTGAGGGCATCCTGGCGGCATTCCTCCACCACCTCGGCCACCAGCTCGAAGAAGGTGCCCAAGGCCAGGAGTTGGCGGGGGGTGAAAAGGTGGTGCCATTTGGTCATACCGTACTCTTGGACCCGGAAGCCTAACGCCTTGCGGGGTAGGTCAACCCCAGGAACGAAATCTGGCTGCACGCCTAAAGCAAGAGACTCTTGTTCCGGGCAGGCTGGTAGGTATTCTCTTCCTTCTGACCCCTCCACCACCACCGCCACCAGCATGGCCCCCATCCTTCCCGCCTTCCCCTCCTTGCGCACGTGGTCCAGGGTTATGGGGCTCCCGCAGAGCAGACACTGGCCCCCTTTGCGGCCAATGGTGCGCTCTACGGGGGGTTCTCCTTTCGTTTCCACCAGGAAACGCAGGCGACCGCTAGGGTCCCTTTCGGGCTTTAGGTAAAGGCCCTTGCCCTTCCTTTGGGCAAGCCATAGGGAGGCCAGAAGGGGAGCGCCCGGGTGCTCCCCATGCCGGGAAGCGGGGCAGGCGGGGTTGGGGCAAGGGACCGTGCGGGCCCAAAGCCAAGCGATAACGGTTTTGCCATCCAGGGTGGGGTAGAGGTGGCCGATCCGTTCCCGGGCCTTTTCCAGAAGGCGTCTGCCGTAATAGCGCACGTCCTGAGCCAGGCCCTTGGCCCCAGGGAAGCGGTCGGTGGCCTGGGCCTTGGCCTGGTACTCGGGGTTCACGGGTGGCCTTCCGGCAAAGCGAGGGGGAATCTCTATTAGGGCCTTGTTGATGAGGACCGCCACCGGGTTCAGGTCCGATGCGTAGGCCCTAAGCCCTAGGCGCTGGGCTTCCAGGGGGATGGTGCCCCCTCCGGCAAAGGGGTCAAGCACGGGAGGGGCCTTTTCCAGTATGGCTTGAATGCGCTCCTTGTCCCCAGAGGAGCTGGGGGGCGCCTCTCCCAGGGCGTGGGCCAGGCTCTTGGCTATCTCGTACTGGGCTTCGGCCACCACCTGGGCCCTTTCCGGGTCCTTGACGTTATCCCAGTTTACCAGCTGTCCTATGAGCTTAAAAAGCCGCTCCCTTTCCCGGTGGGCTTCGGCTTCCGGCAGGTGGGTCCCTGGGTCGTCCACCAGGGTGGCAAAGAGCACCGCCCGGGCCGTGGCCAGGGGGCGCCTGGCCCACCAGAGGTGCAGGGTGGAAGGATGGCCGTGGCGGATGGACTTCTCCCGGCTGGCCTCCCGGTTGATTTCCTTGAGGGGTAGGGCGACTTCTATGAGTTTCTTGGCCATGGCTATGTCCTCCAGGTCTTGGAGCTTTTACAAGGCTACTACCCGTACGGCCTTGCCTAGGAGTTCCCTTAGGCTGTAGTTCACGCTGGTGGCGCCAAAGTCCGGTTCCCGGACGAAGGGCGTGGGGATGTAATGGGCCCTTAGAGCCCTTTGGCCGTCGGTTTCCACCACCACTAGGAACCAGGTGTCGGGTTTGTTGAGGGCAGTGAGGATTTGGGTGCGGGAGAGCGTGACCACCTCGGCCCCCGGTCCCTTGCCCTTGACCTCCAAGAGGCGTAAGGTGCCCTCGGGGGTAAGGGACTCAATGTCGTAACCGGGAAAGCCAGGGGGCATCTCCTTGGGCGTGTAGCCCATCTGCCTCTCCAGTTGGAGCACGGCTTCCACCGCCAGGCGTTCCAAGCGTTCCCGGACCTCGAGGTGGGGTTCCTCCGGTCGGGGGTGGGGCAAGGGGGGCACCACCAGGATGGCTTGGGAGAGCTTCGGGGGCAGGGAGCGAAGGTATCGGGCCTCTTCCAGCTCCTGCTCCCGGCGCCTAAGGCGTTCCCTTAGCTCATCGGCCCGGTGCCTGGCCTTTTGTAGCCGGCCTGCGGCTCCCTGTTTTCCTGCCTTTAGGCGTTCCTCCTCTTTGGCGGCTTGGTGGTCCCAGTAGTAAATCTCGGAAAGAAGCCGGTCCTTTACAGCCTTAAGGGTGCGGTCCACTTCCAGCTGCCGGTAGCGGCGCACCTCCTCAAAGTGTTCCCGCGCCAGCTTGCCCGTGGCCAAGGCCTCCGCCTGGGCCAGGAGGGCCTCGAGGTCTACGCCCTGTAAAAGCCCGAGGCCGAAGTCCCTTTCCTCCTCGGTGGCAGGGCGTAAGTCTAGGTAGGGGGCCGGCCCTTCCTCCCAGATGCGCTTAGGATTCCCCTCTGCCAGGTCCATCCCCAGGTAGAGGAAGCGACGGGACACGGGGCCTTTGGCGTCTTGCACCTCGTGCTCGAGGGCCAGGATTAGGCGGGGGCTGGCGGCGTTTTCGTCCACTAGGACCGTGCCCCGTTCCAGAACCTCCCCCCACGCCTCAAGGACGGCATCCAACACCCCTTCCAGAAGAGGATGGCCGGGGACCAGGAAATCGGCCACGGGTTTGCCCGGCAGGGCCACCTTGTCCTTGTGGAAGGTGACGCGGGTGTAGCCCCTCAGGACCCCAGGCCGCGCCTGCCGGATCTGGGGAGGAACGAAGCTTACCTCCATCCGCCCCTCTTCCCGGGGGTGCACCGTGCCCCCTAGCTGGGTGAGGGCTTCCCGGAAGAAGCTGGCCAGGTAGTGGGGCTGGAGCCTCCTCGCTTCTGCCCTCTCCATTTCCTGACGCAGTTCAGAAAGGCGTTTGGGGTCCAGAACCTCCGTAGCCAGAGCGTTTTGCAGGAGGGCCTCCAAGCGTTTTGGGTCTACGGCTCCTTCCACCTGGCGGAAGAGACGGGCCCGAACCTCGGGGTCTTCGCCATAGCGGATGGCCTCGAGGAGCAGTTCCTTAAGAGGTTTTTCCGCGAAAAGCCTTCCCAAAACGTCAAAGACCTTTCCGCCCAAGGCCTGGCTAGCCTCCTCCAGCTTCCGCAAAAGGCGGAGGTAAACCTCCCCCTCACGGGTGTTTTCCGCCACCAGGCTCCACATGTGACAAACCTCGGTCTGGCCGATGCGGTGGATGCGGCCAAAGCGTTGTTCCAACCTGGCGGGGTTCCAGGGCAGGTCGTAGTTGATGAGAAGATGGGCTTGTTGCAGGTTAACCCCCTCCCCGGCGGCATCCGTGGCCACCAGGATGAGGACGTTCTGGTCTTGGGTGAAGCGGGCTTGGCGGCGGCGGCGCTCCTCCCGGGAAAGCCCTCCGTGGATGGTAACCACGGCCTCGGGTTGTCCCAGGAAGGTGGTGAGCCTGGCCTCTAGGTAGTCCAGGGTATCCTTGTGCTCGGTGAAGACGATCAGCTTGCGCCCCTTTATGGGGTTTTTCTGCAAGAGGGAGCGCAGCTCCAGCCATTTGCGGTCTTCCTGGCGTTGATAAAGAGCCAACGCCTCCTTTTCCAGGCGTTCTAGGGTGTGGATTTCCCGCTCCAGCTCAGCCCGGGTGCGGGCGGCCGTGGCCTGGTCCAGGATCTCAGGAGCCCCTTCCCATTCCTCATCGGGGAACTCCTCTTTTTCCTCTATGTCCTCTTCTTCCAGGACGGGGAAGGCCAGGACCCCTTTTCCCCTTAGCTCTTGGAGGCGGGCTTCGAGGCGTTTCCGGCGCCTTTCCAAAGAGCGGTAGATGGCCAGGGGGCTGCTGGCCAGCCGCCTTTGCAGAAGGGATAAGGCAAAGCCAACGGTGCGCTGTTGGCTTTCTTTCAAGGCCTCGGCCCGGTTCATCTCCTCACGCACATAGGCCGTGACGGCCTGATAGAGGTGCATCTCCTCGCGGGAGAGGGCATAGGCCACGGTGTAGGCCCACCGCTCGGGAAAGAGGGGGGTGCCGTCAAAGCGCACCAGATCCTCCTTTTGCCTTCGGAGCCAGACCCCTTCGGCGTTCAAGCTGGGGCCCCCTGGCCGGGGTTTGCCGGCAAAGCGGTCTGGGTCTAAAAGGGCGAGAAAGAGACGGAAGTCCTCCTCCTTACCCCGGTGGGGGGTAGCGGTGAGGAGGAGGAAGTGCTTGGCCTTTTCCGAGAGGCGTTGTCCCAGGCGGTATCGGCGGGTGGCCTTGATGTCTTGGCCGTCATAGGTGGCGGCCATCTTGTGGGCCTCGTCCACCACCACCAGGTCCCAGTCCACCTCGAGGGCCTTGTCCGAAACCTCTGTAAAGCGGGCAAGCCCATCCATACGGGCGATCCAGAGGGGGTGTTCTCGGAAGGGGTTCCTCGGGGAAGTTTCTAGGGCGAAGCGGGAAAAGATTCTGAAGTCCAAGCGGAACTTTTCCCAAAGTTCCTCCTGCCATTGCAAGACAAGGGCTCCGGGAGCCACCACCAAGACCCTTTCCAAGGCTCCCCTGAGGGAAAGCTCCCGGATGAGGAGTCCAGCCATGATGGTCTTGCCCGCACCCGGGTCATCGGCCAGGAGGAAACGCAAGGGGTTTTTGCGCAACATGTGGCCATAGACGGCCTCAATCTGGTGGGGAAGGGGTTCCACCAAGGAAGCATGTACCGCCATCATGGGGTCAAAGAGGTAGGCCAAGCGGATGCGCTTGGCCTCAGCGGCCAGACGGAAGCGGTCCCCGGGCGCATCTAGGGGGAAGCGGGCCGCCTCCTCCACCCGCAGCTGGGCCAGGTCCTCGGGGTAAAGGAGGACCTCGCGCAGGGTGCCCGAAGGTTCCCGATAGGTGATCTGGGCTACCCCATCCAGGAGGCGGACGCTTTCTAGACGCACGCTTCCTTGGGGAAGGAGGCCCTTGAGCCTTAGGCCGGGGCGGAGGGCCTCGAGGGTCAGGTCCGTGGACGAACCTCCCGTCATGGTTCTAGTTTAAGGTGCTACACTGAGGAAACGGGTCCGGGATCCCCCCGGTAGCCCCTGGGAGGCCTATGCGTGCCCACATCATTACCTTTGGATGCCAGATGAACGAGTACGACTCCCACCTGGTGGCCAGCGAGCTGGTGAGCCTGGGGTGGGAGCTGGTGGACAGCGTGGAGGAGGCGGACTTTGTCTTGGTGAACACCTGCGCCGTCCGTGGCAAGCCTGTGGAGAAGGTGCGCTCCCTCCTGGGCCAGCTCCGTAAGGAAAAGGAGAGGAGAGGCCTTCTCATCGGGCTCATGGGCTGCTTGGCCCAGCTGGACGAGGGCCAGCAGATGGCCCGGAAGTTCGGGGTGGATATCCTCCTGGGCCCCGGGGCCCTTACCTCCTTGGCGGAGGCCTTGAAGCAAAACGGGCGCTTCTTTGACCTCACCTTCAAGGAGGACCTTCTGGACTACATTCCTCCACCCCCTAAAGGCGCCCTTTCCGCCCACGTGACCATCATCCGGGGATGCAACCACCACTGCACCTACTGCATCGTGCCCACCACCCGGGGTCCTGAGGTTTCCCGCCATCCCGACCTGATCCTGAGGGAGATAGAGGCCCTGAGGGAAGCCGGGGTGGTGGAGGTCACCCTTTTGGGGCAGAACGTGAACTCCTACGGCAAGGACCAGCCGGGCTTTCCCTCCTTTGCCCAGCTCCTCCGCATGGTGGGCCGGATGGGCATCCCCCGGGTGCGCTTCCTCACCAGCCACCCGGTGAACTTCACCGACGACATCATTGAGGCCATTGCCGAAACCCCGGCCATTACCCGCTACATCCACCTGCCGGTGCAGTCGGGTTCTGACCGGGTGCTGAGGCGCATGGCCCGGGAGTACCGCCGGGCGCATTACCTGGAGCGCATCCGCAAGATCCGCGAAGCCTTGCCGGATGTGGTGCTTTCCACCGATATCATCGTGGGATTTCCCGGGGAGACGGAGGAGGACTTCCAGGAAACCCTTTCCCTGTACGACGAGGTGGGGTACGACCAGGCTTACATGTTCATCTACTCCCCAAGGCCCGGCACCCCTGCCTACAAGCACTTCCAGGACCTGCCCCGGGAGGTGAAGGTGGAGAGGCTCATGCGCCTCATTGAGAAGCAGAAGGAGTGGAGCTACCGCCGGAACCTGGAGTGGGTGGGGAGGACCGTGGAGGTGCTGGTGCGGGGGGAGGCTAAGGAGGAAGGATATGTGCAGGGGCACGACCGGGGAAACCACCCGGTGCTGGTTCCTGCCCACCAGGCTCCCACCCCTGGGCTTTACCAGGTGGAGATCAAACAGGCCACCCCCCACCTGCTTTTCGGGGAGGTGGTGGGGGCTAGGGAACCGGCCCCCATTCCCTTGCCCGTGGCCTGAGGAAGCACTATGGGACGGCACCTTTTGCCTGTGAGCGGGGCCTTGGCCCTGTTTCTCCTCCTTTGGGCCAGTTTCCGCTTCAGCCCGGGGGGCTTTCTTCTGGCCCTAGGGTTTTCCTTTCCCCTGTATCTGGGTCTATTCCGCTGGCAAGGGAGGCTTTTGCAAAGGGGGCCTTCCCAGGCGGCTTTGGAGCGCTTGGCCATGAAGGAGGCTTGGCGGAAGGGCGGCTTCCTGCGCCCGGAGGACCTTAAAGCCTTCCTCTCCCCCTCCGAGGCGGAGCGCCTTTTAGAGGGGCTCGTGGGCCGGGGGCTTTGCCGGAAGGAGGGGGAAGGGTACCGGTTTTAGATGGCGGGTGGGCGGGCGAAAGCCGAGGTGGTGGTCCTAGGGGCGGGGGTGGTGGGGCTCACCGCCGCCCGGCTTTTGCAGGAAAAAGGCCACCGGGTCTTGGTGGTGGCCCAGGGCCTGGGGGAGGCCAGCCGGGTGCCCGTGGCCCTGGTGAACCCTTTAAGGGGAAGGCGCTTCACCCTGGCAAAGCGGGGTGAGGAGGCCCTCGAGGCGGCCCTCCGCTTCTATGGTCGCTTCGTGCCCTTGCACCTTGGCGTTTACCGCCCGGTGCCGGAAGGGGAGAGGGAGAGGGTGGCCTTGCGGCTTGGGGGGCTTAGGCACACCTGGGAGGAGGGAGGAGTCCTGTTGGAAGAGGCCTTCTGGCTGGAGCCCAGGCCCCTTCTGGAGAGGCTTGCGGAAGGGCTTTCGCTTCTTAAGGCCCGGGTTTTGGCCTGGGAGCCCCCGTACCTGCTTTTGGAGGGCGGGGAAAGGGTCCACGGGGAGGTGCTGGTCTATGCCGGTGGGGGGCAGGGGGCGCACCTTTTGGGCCTCGAGGGGCGGCATATCCCGGGACTGGTGTTGCTTCTCTTGGACTACTTTCCTCGGGCCCTCAGCTACCGGGTCTATTTGGCGGGAAGCGTCCTTGGGGGAAGCTACCTGCCCCACCAGAAAACCCCGGAGGCCCCACCCCCCACGGAAGGGGAGGCGGAGTGGCTCCTCAGGGGGGCGGAGGCCCTTTTGGGCTACCGGCCAAAGGTGGCCTCGGCCTGGCGGGGGGTGCGCTTCCGGCTTGATCGCCCCACCCCGCCTAGCGGCAGGGTGGGGGCCCCGGAAGAGGGCCCCAGTCTGCCTGGCGGCGAGGTAGGGCTTCCTTACCTCTTTCCGGTGGAGGGGGGTTTTGCCCTCACGGGGCTCGGCTCCACCGGGTTCCTCTATGCCCCGTGGCTTGGGGAGAGGTTGCTTGCGGCCTTAGCATGGTAGGCATGTACTCGGGGGCGGTGATCGCTGGGGGGCTTTCCCGACGGTTTGGGGAGGACAAGGCCCTTTACCCTTACCGGGGAAAAACCCTCCTCCAATGGGTCCTGGATAGCCTTCAGAGGGCGGGGGAACGCTTTATTGTGGCCAACCGGCCCTACGAGGGGTTGGGGGTGCCGGTCTACCCCGACCTTCTCCCGGGCGCCGACAGCCTTTCCGGTCTGCACTCCGCCCTCTTTCATGCCCGCTACCCTTGGGTGGCGGTGGCGGCCACGGACCTGCCTTTCCTTACGCCCAGCTACTGGGATTTCCTCTTTGAGAAGGCCCTGGCCTCGGCGTACCCGGTGGTGGTGGTCCATAACCCGGAAGGCCACCTGGAGCCCCTCATGGCCTTTTACCACAAGGACTGCCTGCCCCAGGTGGAGCGGCAGATACGGGAGGGGGATTTCCTCTTAAGGCGGGTCATGGAGGCTTTGGGGGCCACCTATATCCCGGCCGAGGAGGTGGTGGCCCGCTTCGGGGCCCAGGTATTCCTCAACGCCAACCGCAAGGAGGAGCTTCCCTAGTCCCGCACCCGGATGCGGGCGCTATGGGTTCGCACCCCGTCCAGATACAGCTCCAGCTCGTAGGCCCCTGGCGTCTTGGGAGCCAGGAAGGTGCCCCGGTAGGTGAAGTCGTCCACCCTTTCCAAGGGAAGGACCATGGGGCCTAGGCGAACCTCCACCCGGTTGGCCCGGCGTAGGAGGCGGGCCTCGAGGCGCACCTCCTCCCCGGGGTCAAGGAGGGCGGGGCTGGCCTGCAGGGTGGCCAGGGGTCCCGGGCGGAGGGTGAGGAGGGCCGTGGTTTCGCTCCGTTCCCCTTGGCCTTCGGCCACCACCTTGATCTCCAAAGTGCCTTGGCCCTCCACCACAGCCAAGGTCCTGTAGACCCCTTCTCCTACAGGGGTTAAGGCCAGGATACGGCCGGCCACCTCGGCCCAGACCCTTTCTGGCTTCCCTTGCACGGTGGCTTCCAGGGCCACTTCCGCTCCAGGAGGGAGGGCCGGGGGCAAGGGTTTTAGGACCACCGCCAGGGTCTCCTCGGTAAGGGTGCGCACCACCTCCCGCACCACGGGCCGGGAGCAAGACCTGGGGTAGGGGTCCAGGCGAGAGGCTTAGGGATACCGGCTCCCCTGGTTCCTGAAGCTTGTCCAGGCTGGCCGGGTCTAGGCTCAGGGTGTAGTTCCCCGGGAGAAGCCCGCCCACGACAAAAACCCCTCGTCCGTCGGCCAGGGTGGTTCGGGTTTCCGGCCCTTGTACCCGTACCCGGGCGTAGGGAAGGGGGGGTTCCCCCTCGTCCTTGATGCCGTTGCGGTTGGCATCCAAAAAGACCTGGCCCATGAGGCCCACAACCGTTTCCACGGGGAGGTCTAGGGGCAAGGTGAGGCCGCGCTCCACCTTGGCCTCTACCCGGCGCCGTAGGGCCAGGGTGGCCTCGAGGCCCCCACCTCCAGGCGGTAGCTTCCGGGGTAAAGCTCCAGGCGGTAGCGGCCCTTCTCGTCCGCTACCGTTTCCAGGCCCCTACCCGCACCTTGGCCCCAGGGAGGGGGGGCTCGTCAGGGTTCCGCACCCCGTCCCGGTTTTGGTCGTGGAAAACCAGGCCTTCCACATACCCCGTGGCCCGGCCCCCGAAGGCCTGGACCACCTCCTCGGGGGTGTCAAACCCGCCTTTAAACTCCAAGGTGCCCAACCCACCCCAATAAAGGCGGGCCACTTTTGGGGGACCGTGCTTCCAGAAGACCCTTTGGACTACGCCTTCCTCCTGCCCCCGGGGGTCTACCGCTTGGGCCTTGGGACCCGGGGCCTGGCCGAACTTCGGCTTAGGGCTCACCATCCCACCCCTGGCTCGGCCCAGGTCTTGACCCCTTTGGGCCAGGTGGTGGAGGTCTAAGCTCCCGCTCCCGGCTGGGGCCTCTCGGCGGGGGCGGTTGGGGGTGGGGAAGGGGGCAGGAGGAGGAGGCGCAACACCTCTCCCACCTCTTCCACGAAGGTGATCTCCAGGTCTTTTAGGATCTCCTCGGGCACCTCCTTCAGCTCGGGCTGGTTCTCCTTGGGCAGGATGACCCGGAAGATGCCCGCCTGGTGAGCGGCGAGGAGTTTCTCCTTAACCCCGCCGATGGCCAACACCTTACCCCTTAGGGTGATCTCCCCGGTCATGGCCACATCCATGCGCACGGGCCGCCCCGTGAGGGCACTGGCCAAGGCGGTGGCCATGGTGATGCCCGCGGAGGGACCATCTTTGGGGGTGGCGCCCTCGGGGACGTGGATATGGAGGTCGTATTCCTTATGGAACCCCTCGGGTAGGCCCCACTCCTCCCGGTGGGCCCGGAGGTAGGTGAGGGCGGCGTGGGCCGATTCCTTCATCACCTCCCCCAGGTTGCCGGTGAGGTTCACCTTGCCGGTCCCGGGCACGGCCATGGCCTCAATGGTGAGCAAAGCCCCGCCATAGGGCGTCCAGGCCAGGCCCTGGGCCACCCCC encodes the following:
- a CDS encoding DUF499 domain-containing protein, coding for MALSNREMVGRGLDLLKKGLRPFVEREYRRVYGEDWLQEASEVLKGDKMALQDPDSQALLKLMDYRWHEVFDEKLGRFGRTLVKELLEFRNRFAHQNAFTLEDAHRALDSMSRLLEMVAAEEAQETNRLARELLRRRYEEEAKREGERAAKAPQGPTPAGLKPWREVVTPHHDVISGRFTEAEFAADLAQVLRKEAGPEYGHPLEFYRRTYLTGGLQRLLVNALKRLAGQGGDPVVELQTPFGGGKTHSMLALYHLFSGEVDPLEVPGLDSVLKEAGLSQVPKAHRAVLVGTALDPAKGRPKPEGIVVHTLWGEMAYQLGGVEGYRLVEEGDQRGVAPGSDTLKELFDRFSPALILIDEWVAFLRNLYGETDLPAGTFDQNLTFAQALTEAAKRSKATLLVAALPASDAEVGGSGGHAARIRLENIFGRLETVWQPATQDESYEIVRLRLFQTLSEEGYRARDAVVEAFMRYYQEHRGDFPRETLDPHYRERMKRAYPIHPELFDRLYEDWSTLEGFQRTRGVLRFMAAVVHTLWNSQDISPMILPGGLPLGPGAPRYELTRHLSRFQEGFDQVLDTDVEGPNAKAVLLDRNRPSLGRHHAAKRVARAVFLATAPAAAPLGRPKGVEGIRIKLGVAQPGDTPSHFADALRALAEHLTYFHAEGDRYWFETRPSLNRLVQDRAAQVSREKVREELEKLLREWARVRSSLFSRVHVAPKDPKDIPDEASLRLVVLPPSIPFTKENSPAEKTAREMVTQRRYRNTLLFLAADAAQVTDLEEAARLYLAWQSVKENGGDLNLGQADLRQVEKRLQDAESTLKARLEEAYRYLLRVRQPNPQEPDLEVQSLRLPAGNKPWERLEAKVKSEGWVYTEWHPDFLRETLEEYHFFQNRPNGIIPLDWLWQEAFSTFLYLPLLKDELVLLNSVRKGVEAGLFGYTEEVLADAPKHVFFREGGFSPSLRGYLVAKEVAENFKPQVDEPKPAGRDPVVPPEPPPPPPTPTPPKQRHFYLKKELGPTEMVREAELLAQELVRHLAKEPRVRVRVVLEVQAEAEEGFSEDLTRVLRENSQALGAEFHLE
- a CDS encoding type II toxin-antitoxin system HicB family antitoxin; its protein translation is MKRKQQRKTGAGRQRPSLEYYLNLKYPVLLVPEPEGGFTALIPDLPGCVSVGESPEEAFKNVEEARQLWLETAYEYGDEIPLPSSWRPHRGL
- a CDS encoding DUF1156 domain-containing protein: MAKKLIEVALPLKEINREASREKSIRHGHPSTLHLWWARRPLATARAVLFATLVDDPGTHLPEAEAHRERERLFKLIGQLVNWDNVKDPERAQVVAEAQYEIAKSLAHALGEAPPSSSGDKERIQAILEKAPPVLDPFAGGGTIPLEAQRLGLRAYASDLNPVAVLINKALIEIPPRFAGRPPVNPEYQAKAQATDRFPGAKGLAQDVRYYGRRLLEKARERIGHLYPTLDGKTVIAWLWARTVPCPNPACPASRHGEHPGAPLLASLWLAQRKGKGLYLKPERDPSGRLRFLVETKGEPPVERTIGRKGGQCLLCGSPITLDHVRKEGKAGRMGAMLVAVVVEGSEGREYLPACPEQESLALGVQPDFVPGVDLPRKALGFRVQEYGMTKWHHLFTPRQLLALGTFFELVAEVVEECRQDALRAGLPHHDTPLAQGGQGALAYAQAVGVYLGLAVSRLADRQSSLCLWDKAYEKVSHVFNRQALPMVWDFAEANPFSNSTGSFGNMLEWVARALEALPAKPPGHARQANAVESVNGLDQLPIIVTDPPYYDNVPYADLSDFFYIWLRKTLQDTYPDLFRTLLTPKAEELVADPYRHGDKERAKRHFEEGMRQVFHNLRAKAHPDYPLTLYYAFKQQEDVGPEEAGVEADSDPLLPVSEGATGQSPGPGLGRTSTGWETFLQALVDAGFQITATWPMRTELSNRPRGQGANALSSSIILVCRPRASTAPTATREAFLRALRQELKEALANLTQEGIPPVDLAQSAIGPGMAVFSRYGAVREPTGRALSVREALVLINQVLDEFLAQDETELDNPTRFALAWYQQHGYEEGLYGDAETLAKAKNVPVASLEEAEILRAKGGKVRLLRPEEYRKDWDPAKDPHRNVWKVAHQLIRALKEEGEEAATRIVAALPSHLAEASRSLAYRLYQIAEKKGYGQDAQDFNLLADSYTHVAEEAAKRRPATQPELL